The nucleotide sequence ATCAATTAAAATAAACAGACACATTAAATTATTGCGATTCAAAATATAGTCTCTAATAAAATCTTTCCAAATTTTCCGATTCTTTTTTGAAGTTTTTGCATAACCGTATCCCGGAAGATCAACAAGATACCAATTATCATTTATCAAAAAATGATTAATTAATTGTGTTTTCCCCGGTGTGCCAGAAATCTTGGCAAGTTTATTCCTGCCTGTAATCATATTTATTAAGGATGATTTCCCGACATTAGATCTGCCGATAAATGCATATTCAGGTTTATCCGGTTTCGGACATTTCTTATAATCTGTATTGCTGATAATAAATTCAGCTGTTTTTATTTTCATTATCCTTTTTTAATGCCGTAAAATTAAAGTATTTCCGGTTAAAAAGGAAAAAAGGGGAGGTATAGTTTGACAAATACACAGAATAATAATTTTGTTGAAAACTAATTGTGGAGAAAAATATTATTTGCAAACAGGTCTGAAGAATCGCCGTA is from Bacteroidales bacterium and encodes:
- the yihA gene encoding ribosome biogenesis GTP-binding protein YihA/YsxC, whose amino-acid sequence is MKIKTAEFIISNTDYKKCPKPDKPEYAFIGRSNVGKSSLINMITGRNKLAKISGTPGKTQLINHFLINDNWYLVDLPGYGYAKTSKKNRKIWKDFIRDYILNRNNLMCLFILIDSRHEPLKNDSEFMEQIGINGIPFVIIFTKSDKIKIKKSEDNIQAYKKHMLKTWESMPEYIISSAITKTGQEDILNFIEQTNRLF